TAATATTCGTCTTAAATAATTGTGAATTCTCCACCATTCTCTCCTCTAAATAACCCCTACTCTCATTAATTTTCAACTGCATTTCCTTCTCCTCCCTATACTTCTCAACCAATCCCTCCCGAACATTAGGCAAATCCTCCAACCTTTTATCCAATTCAGCAATCTTATCTTCAGTAATTTTTGTCTGCTGTTCAATCTCCGTCACATTCACGCCTTTTTGAGAAAGAATATCAATTTCCTCTTGGACTTTCTCCTTTGTCAAATCAATCGTTTTTTGATAAAATGGAAGCTGGTTTTTCCAGTATTCGGCATTGTCGCCCTCTTCCTTGGAATAGCCTAAGATTCGGTTGTAGTTATGTTGCGCTTTAGTTACTTCTTCCTGAATTTTAATAAAACTGTCATATTTTCGAAGCACAAAAGCAGAATCAGCCAAAAATTTATTTTTTTCGGTTTCAATTTGCTTTTTCATCAGTTCAATTTCTATATTCGCTCTGGTTTCGGGATTCGTGATGATGGCGGTTTTCATTTCCTGCGTGCTGATGTCAGAAATATCTAAAACATCGGCTCCCTTCTTCATTGCCTCCAAGTATCTTGCCTGTTTGGATTGCAATTTTTGAAGCATAAAGACATCAATGCTGTCATTGGTCAACATAAAGTTGATTCTTACATTTTCGTTCCTATTTCCTTGTCGCCAAGCACGACCTTCCACTTGCCGTAGAGAGGTAAAGTTGTACGGAAGAGAAAGCATGTAAATATCCGTCGTATTTTCCTGAAGGTTCATTCCTTCCTGAATCGCCTCGCTTCCGATGACCACCTTTATTTTTCTGGAATTGAAATCGTCCTGAATCTTTAAACGGTTTGGTTTGCTGGTTGCTCCGGTGATGACTCCGACTTCTTCCGGTTTGTAGCCGACCTCCCGTACCAAATATTCCCTTAGTTTCGGAAATTCCGAAACAGCTAATTCAGAGTAGATAATCTGTCCCGAATCCGGAATGTCGTTTTTGTTCTGCCGAATCAAATCCATCGTTTGTTTTAGTTTCGGAGAATCCTCTATAAACTCTTCTAAAGACGGTTCTTCTCCTTCATAATAGGGAGAAAGATATGGTGAAATCGCAATCAAACGGGCATTAAGGATATGCGTAAGAATTGCCCCTTTTTGGGTTTCGGTAAAGTTTTCATTGAGCATTTCGTATTGCTCACTCGTTAAATAGTTCTGCTCAATCTTATATTCCTTGTTGATTCGGTTGGGCCGCACCAATTCGGGATTGTCTTCTTCGCCTTTGATATCAATAAATTCAGATAAAAGTTGCTGAAACAGCGAATTGTTTTTAAAACGTCGAACATTCGCCTTGAATTTCACATCACCTTTTGCGTCAATCTCCATGTCGTTGTCTGCCTCCATAAAGGTTTCAAAGAAGGTATTCACATTGAAGTAGCCCGATTCTTCTAATCTCTTGTTCGCAATCAAGGAGAGAATAGAATAATATTCCAGTGGTTTATTGGTAAATGGCGTTGCAGAAAGCAAGGTAACATTTCTACCGTCGTTCTTTTCTTGGATGTATTGCGCAGCCATCCAAGTATTGATACCCAACTTTGAAGTCTGCTGGTTTTGATTTCTAAAGTCTGAAGCAAATCTGCGGTCTTCTATTCTTACTTTTCCTACGATATGGTTCGCGTTGTGGACTTCGTCATAAGTCAGATGGTCAAAACCAAAGTCTTCCCAATCGTAAATCTTGCCACGCTTCATTTTACCCACCAGTTCTTTTTCTTTTTCCAGTTCTTTCTGAAAATCCCTTTCGCTGATGGTGTTTACACTTCTTAATTCATTTTCTGAAATATAGGAGAACTTGGAAGCCAGATTTTGGGTAATATTTTCAGAAAAACCGATATTGTTAAAACCCTCGTAAGTGACGATGGTGATTTCCCCATCCTTGTTGTCGAATTTTGAGAGGTCGAAGTCTTTTCCGAGATTTCCCAAGACATTCACTTTGGCTTCGGGAATGGTTTCAAAAATGGTTTCCACCCACTGTTTCAGAATGCTGTCATTGGGAACGACAATCAGCGGTCTTTTCGCATTTCCTCTTTCCATCGCTTCGTGCATGGACAGGATTCCAGACAATGTTTTTCCAAATCCCACTTCATGTGCAAGTAATCCGACACCTTTCGTGGTCTGCCTTCCGATTCCGGCTTTCTGAACTTCAGTTAATCTAAGTTCTCGACCTTTAAAATTCAAATGGATTTTTGAAAACAAAGGAAACTTTGAATAGTCCGGAACATAGATGTTGTTGTAGTTTCGGTTAAAATCATTGACAAAACGCTTCCTTAAAGCGTCCGACAATTCTTCCCTCAAAAATTTTTGAAACAAGTCGTTGGCGGCGACTTTTCGTCTTTCGCGAACCAAGGCATTCCGTTCCTTGTCGCTTCCGGTAACGTTTTCGTTGTCTACAAAACTTCTTACTTCCCAAGATGAAGAACCTGCAAATGCCTCACTGGAAAGCGTTCCGACAAAATCCTTGAATTTTTCTGCAAGATTATAGGGAACCGTTACAGTTTCCGTCTGTCTTGTGTTTTGATTCCAGCGTTCCTTTTCTATGGTTCCCAAATCAAACTGGTGGACAAATTCATGATTCGGACTGATTGAGATTTCGTCTAAAGTTTTTGGTTTTGGAAGAACATTGAGGAGTAAATCCTTTTGTTTCTCATATTGATTTTCTGTTCCGCCAACCGAGAACCTGTCCTTAAAGTCTATTTCCAGTTGTTCTAATTTGGCGTAGATATTCCCTTCGGCGTAATAAAAATCGTGAACCCAATTTCCGTCCATATAGTTGGCAAATTGGTAGTGCTTACCGTGATTGTTTAATGTGCCGTCGTAGGAAGTGTCCCGAAATGCCTCAATCTGTTCTTTAGTAATATCGGTACTGTTCTGAAGCGAGGCATTCACAATTTCATCGGCTTTGAAAAATTGGTATTTTAAAACCCCTTTCTTGATTTCCGGTTTGGTCTGAATTCGATATTCCGCATTTTTCTCTTTGTGGGACTGGATAATTTTATCCGCTTTACGATGAATTTCATCAATTTGGTCTTTCGAAAAATTTGGGGGATTATCAAAAATTTGGGTTTGGAGTTTGAAATACTTCTCAATCTCCTTTTCAATTGCGGGAGATTTGAATTTTACTTCATTAAGTCTGGAAAGAACTTGCTCAATTTTATCTTTCGTTTCTGCAAGGTCAATTTCTTCTGTTTTAGCGGGAATGGTGTTTTCTAAAGTTTTGCTTTTTGATTCTCCTTTAGGTTGATCAACCTCCAAAAACAAATCTTCAAAGAGGTTTCCAATTCTTTCGGTCTGCTTTTTATTTTTGAGTTGCTCAATCCTAGATAAGGCGTCCTCTAAATTTCCATAGACATAGTTTTCCAACCTCCCAAAACGGTTGGTTTTCTCTCGGGTTTCCCCTAAAATCCTGTCGGGATGTTTTTCAAAATAATTGGAAATATCTGTAGAAATTTTCTGGGAATTTTTTTGCAGAATAATAATGTCCGTTCCTACCTGAGTTCCGGCAAAAGCACCATTCGGCAGACGAAAACCTTCCAAAATATCTGCATTTTTTAGTTGGGCTTGTCGGTTCAACCAACCCGAAGGAAGCACCATTGCCAAAACTCCATTGGGTTTAAGAGAATCTAAAGACCTTTTGACAAAATAGTCCTCGTATTTGGAGATTTTGGGTTCTTCTCCCAAACCTTTGTATAATCCGCGATGGTCGCCGTAGGGTGGATTACCGATAACCAAATCGTATTTTTCGGCAAATTCCTTCTTGTTGCCTTTCTCTTCGATAAACTCGGTTTCAAAGGAGCGGAGATGGATGTGGGCTTCGGGATGAAGGATTTTCGCAATCTTTGCGGTGGTTTCGTTGATTTCAAAGGCAGTGATATTGGACTTGATTCCCAATTCTTTCACTGCATACAGAAAATTTCCCGTTCCAACGCTGGGTTCCAATACCGAAATTTCCTGCCTGTTCTTAAACTGGTCTTTGATTAAATTTCTGACGGCATCTACAATCCTTGAATCGGTGTAGTATTCATCCAAAATACCCCTGCCTTCTTTAGCTGTTCCGCCACTTTTGAATTGATGACAGATCTCTTTTAAATCCTCGGTAATGTTAAGACTTTCCTTGAGTTTAACTTGCTTATCGCTGGAAACAAAACAAGCTGCGGAAACAACTTCCGCAACTTGTTCATTGGTCAGTTTTTGACCTTTATATTTTGAAATAAGAACCCCTAATGCCTCATTGTTTTGAGTAGATGTTTTTACTATTTCTGCTATTCTATTGGATACATTTCTCCCGGATACGATTCCGCCCAAGGAATGTTCTGCTCCCTCATTTTTTGCAGCATTTTGCGGTTGTGTTCCGTCAACGGGTCCTCGCTCTGGTTTTCCGACCAGATGCTTCCAGATTGTGTCTTCAAGTCCATTTCCAGTATGGTTGCCGTCCACAGCTTGTCCTCCAAAGTGATTTCCGTTTTGCTTGGGTTTGCTTGTTTGGTTAGATTCTCCAGAATTTCGTTGAGAAAGTTCGGCTCCCAAGTGCTGAGTGTCGGAAATTCCTTCGGATTGAGTTCCATCGTCTTCATTTCTTATCGTTTTTTGTTCAACTAAAGTAGTATTTTTCTCTTGAACTTGGAGTTTATTTTTTAAATATTCTTCCAGGTTTTGGTTCCCATTTTCAGAAATTCCATACAGCAGGCGGATGTCCTTGATATTTTTATTTTGAAATTCATTGAGGATTTTTTGTGTAGACCTATTTCCGTCATCATCACCGGTTAGACACAGAAATATCTTTCCGTCGTAGTTTTTAAACCGTTCGACAAAGCTTCCAGTATTTTCATTATAATTGAGTGTTACAAGGGTTCTGCCGTTGTTTTGATTGTTTAGTTTCAAAAGTTCCAAAAACGAATCTTTGTCGTTATCGCTGTTAAAGACAATCAGTTCGTTTTTAGTTCCCTCAATAATGGAAATTTCTGAACTAGAATGATTTAAATAGGATGTCTCACTCACTTTTTCTGTTTTTTACGAAGTGGTTGAACTCAAAAATGTCTTTCGCCGTGTCGTCCCAGTTTTTTCTTGGAAGCAGTTGCAGGCTTACAAAGATGTCGGTCTTTTTATTGTAGGAATCGATGCGCTCCAATCTTCCGCCATAATCCTTTTCGGCGTGTCTGTAGAGGGAATACGGCAGAATCGTGTCTGTCGGATAGATGTAGAAACGGGTATAGTTCCAAGGCGAATTGATTTCGAAGCGTCTGTATTTTTTCTTGAATAACACCGTGTCGGAGAGTTTCCGCCTGTTATTATAGTTCGGAATCATTTCTTTTGAGAATATGGCGCCGTCCTTCTTGTTCCAAACCAATGCGGGTTTTTGTTTTTCAAGAATATCGGAAAGTATGATGTTGCCGTTTTCAGCATCCAATGGATAGCAGAAAGAATCTCTCACGAGATAGGCATTTTGATTCATTTCGGGAAAGGTGTGGTTTGGAACCAGTTCGATAATTTGGTTTTCCGAATAACTCATTTTCGAGATGTGGAAACTCTGCATCTTGTCCAATCCTCTGGAGGCATCAAAATAGACATTGGTAATGAGGTCGATTCCGCCTTTTTCGGATTTGATTTCCTTGTGGCAGGAATTTAGGATAAATACTGAAACGAAAACTAAAAATATGGATTTGATGTTCATAATGATTACATTTTAAAAAAAGCGGCAAATCAAAATTTGACTTACCGCCTTCGGATAATAGTCAGGTATTATTTATTATCGTTTGATGCTCTGTTCCTTCACATGGGCTTTCTCCTGTTTTTCTTCATTTTCCATTCCCTGCAAAGGTTTGTTGGTGTTGATGCGGTTCATGTCGTTGTCGTAAAGGTTCAGGTTCTTGTATTGCGGATTGAGCACTGCTTTTCCTTCCACCACCTTGTCGTCCATTTCAAATTTCACTTTCACCACATTTCCTTTTTCAAGTGACTTGATGGTGTTATCCCTGTATTCCGGCTTTTCGAAAACGAGGTTGGCTTTTTCCACGATTTTGTCGGTATCGACACCGTAGTTTTTGTAGAAATTCTGGAACATATAGTTTCCTTTCTCCGTCTTTGGCTCCTCAAAGTTGAACTGCACGAAGGCGGT
This genomic stretch from Chryseobacterium sp. POL2 harbors:
- a CDS encoding Eco57I restriction-modification methylase domain-containing protein, with the translated sequence MSETSYLNHSSSEISIIEGTKNELIVFNSDNDKDSFLELLKLNNQNNGRTLVTLNYNENTGSFVERFKNYDGKIFLCLTGDDDGNRSTQKILNEFQNKNIKDIRLLYGISENGNQNLEEYLKNKLQVQEKNTTLVEQKTIRNEDDGTQSEGISDTQHLGAELSQRNSGESNQTSKPKQNGNHFGGQAVDGNHTGNGLEDTIWKHLVGKPERGPVDGTQPQNAAKNEGAEHSLGGIVSGRNVSNRIAEIVKTSTQNNEALGVLISKYKGQKLTNEQVAEVVSAACFVSSDKQVKLKESLNITEDLKEICHQFKSGGTAKEGRGILDEYYTDSRIVDAVRNLIKDQFKNRQEISVLEPSVGTGNFLYAVKELGIKSNITAFEINETTAKIAKILHPEAHIHLRSFETEFIEEKGNKKEFAEKYDLVIGNPPYGDHRGLYKGLGEEPKISKYEDYFVKRSLDSLKPNGVLAMVLPSGWLNRQAQLKNADILEGFRLPNGAFAGTQVGTDIIILQKNSQKISTDISNYFEKHPDRILGETREKTNRFGRLENYVYGNLEDALSRIEQLKNKKQTERIGNLFEDLFLEVDQPKGESKSKTLENTIPAKTEEIDLAETKDKIEQVLSRLNEVKFKSPAIEKEIEKYFKLQTQIFDNPPNFSKDQIDEIHRKADKIIQSHKEKNAEYRIQTKPEIKKGVLKYQFFKADEIVNASLQNSTDITKEQIEAFRDTSYDGTLNNHGKHYQFANYMDGNWVHDFYYAEGNIYAKLEQLEIDFKDRFSVGGTENQYEKQKDLLLNVLPKPKTLDEISISPNHEFVHQFDLGTIEKERWNQNTRQTETVTVPYNLAEKFKDFVGTLSSEAFAGSSSWEVRSFVDNENVTGSDKERNALVRERRKVAANDLFQKFLREELSDALRKRFVNDFNRNYNNIYVPDYSKFPLFSKIHLNFKGRELRLTEVQKAGIGRQTTKGVGLLAHEVGFGKTLSGILSMHEAMERGNAKRPLIVVPNDSILKQWVETIFETIPEAKVNVLGNLGKDFDLSKFDNKDGEITIVTYEGFNNIGFSENITQNLASKFSYISENELRSVNTISERDFQKELEKEKELVGKMKRGKIYDWEDFGFDHLTYDEVHNANHIVGKVRIEDRRFASDFRNQNQQTSKLGINTWMAAQYIQEKNDGRNVTLLSATPFTNKPLEYYSILSLIANKRLEESGYFNVNTFFETFMEADNDMEIDAKGDVKFKANVRRFKNNSLFQQLLSEFIDIKGEEDNPELVRPNRINKEYKIEQNYLTSEQYEMLNENFTETQKGAILTHILNARLIAISPYLSPYYEGEEPSLEEFIEDSPKLKQTMDLIRQNKNDIPDSGQIIYSELAVSEFPKLREYLVREVGYKPEEVGVITGATSKPNRLKIQDDFNSRKIKVVIGSEAIQEGMNLQENTTDIYMLSLPYNFTSLRQVEGRAWRQGNRNENVRINFMLTNDSIDVFMLQKLQSKQARYLEAMKKGADVLDISDISTQEMKTAIITNPETRANIEIELMKKQIETEKNKFLADSAFVLRKYDSFIKIQEEVTKAQHNYNRILGYSKEEGDNAEYWKNQLPFYQKTIDLTKEKVQEEIDILSQKGVNVTEIEQQTKITEDKIAELDKRLEDLPNVREGLVEKYREEKEMQLKINESRGYLEERMVENSQLFKTNIIRVIDKNFENENVQKIEIQQYGRKR